A single genomic interval of Spinacia oleracea cultivar Varoflay chromosome 6, BTI_SOV_V1, whole genome shotgun sequence harbors:
- the LOC110800829 gene encoding uncharacterized protein At4g18490 isoform X5, whose protein sequence is MADSEKKDSSKSKMSLLDEDFSKDFLGSWKSGGDDMDFDFEPVSKGKKKAFDFGMDMDFNLDDAFGKMSSFKMDLPDIDFCNSPKKSMKSKDKLEEVSAKGNCQDKHDKFNFSFDFNGMNTSDEENEPGDGGCFGRAKVPSKTVNASETSVQATNDGGTTENSASEDNLEGSTNTGAVNRSSKDNGKKSDEYPSSSTKELIQSDSVMENSGKHAAAHAPPRNHDGTVNEKNRNEVSVGRVLRNGKVIGGSPSLECEKKANNVKYSGDMDFSVDDAFGKMSSVKKNMPNIDFSKSPNISTTLKEKSEEDSAKGNTQDKHDKFTFSSDSKGISNKDGKNEPGDGGCLDNDKLPSDTVKASATSDPKALSSNARSRADMEKPVLKVSSAPFDRDMDFALDDAFGKMSSVKKNMPNIDFSKSPNKSTMLKEKSEEDSAKGNAQEKHEKFTFSFDSNGMNTNDGKNELDDGGCSGSANLPSDTVKASATSDPKALSSNARSRADMQKPVLNVSSAPFDCGSTAAKTMLPKSKVQGAMNSNILVAQETADGDTTTVSASEGNQEGTTHTDAVNRSVSVSCSSNGSSKHSGKKLENHPSSFTKELIQSDSVMEKSEKDAAARTPPRDHDDTVNEKTRNEGSVDTMPYNGEAENDGLASLECEKMTRNVQSSCFKIPSPTPQEQGTKFGNQGKGNLKDKISSITLIPKLNTCQGNLKDKIPSIAFIPKLNPGQGNLKDKISSTALIPKLNIGQGNKLPSQRIDKRMLALPSLKITRRTTTDKHSASPTMLSNAKSLGNVEKSTGPKQVMIKKVSPIVAEKQTPSTPSLKRKRSEAADRGLAKLHTPKRFSPNESRMTKVSVRIREDGVQNHGNFVVGNTKNVSAENKTPKFHFDQEANMASLQFSLMVENDANVEKAEACAKELDNICNMLKKKHEEAKELLVRALVNNNNLLMLSHPIHEEKICAVQRLASKLMSRELEVEA, encoded by the exons ATGGCAGATTCAGAGAAGAAAGATTCTTCAAAGTCGAAAATGTCACTGTTAG ATGAGGACTTCTCCAAAGATTTTCTTGGCTCGTGGAAGTCAGGTGGTGATGATATGGACTTCGACTTCGAACCAGTCAGCAAAGGCAAGAAAAAGGCATTTGACTTTGGCAT GGATATGGATTTTAATCTTGATGATGCTTTTGGCAAGATGTCATCTTTCAAGATGGATTTGCCAGATATTGATTTTTGTAACTCTCCAAAAAAGTCCATGAAGTCAAAGGACAAGTTAGAAGAGGTTTCTGCTAAGGGAAACTGTCAAGACAAACATGACAAGTTCAACTTTTCTTTCGATTTTAACGG AATGAACACTAGTGATGAAGAAAATGAACCTGGTGACGGTGGCTGTTTTGGTCGTGCTAAGGTCCCTTCAAAAACTGTTAATGCCTCTGAAACTAGTGTACAAGCAACAAATGATGGTGGTACCACAGAAAATTCAGCTTCTGAGGATAATCTAGAAGGCTCAACAAATACAGGTGCTGTAAACAGAAG CAGCAAAGATAATGGAAAAAAATCAGATGAGTATCCTAGTTCAAGTACCAAAGAATTGATTCAATCAGATTCAGTAATGGAGAATAGTGGAAAGCATGCTGCTGCTCATGCTCCTCCAAG GAACCACGATGGCACTGtaaatgagaaaaatagaaatgaGGTGAGTGTTGGCAGAGTGCTGCGTAATGGAAAAGTAATTGGCGGAAGCCCTTCACTGGAATGTGAGAAGAAGGCCAACAATGTCAAATAttctgg GGATATGGACTTTTCTGTTGATGATGCGTTTGGCAAGATGTCATCTGTAAAGAAGAATATGCCAAACATTGATTTTTCTAAATCTCCAAATATATCCACAACGTTGAAGGAAAAGTCAGAAGAGGATTCTGCCAAGGGAAACACTCAAGACAAGCATGACAAGTTCACCTTTTCTTCCGATTCTAAAGG AATTTCCAATAAAGATGGGAAGAATGAGCCTGGCGACGGTGGTTGTTTGGATAATGATAAGCTCCCTTCAGACACTGTTAAAGCTTCTGCAACTAGTGACCCAAAGGCATTGTCCTCAAATGCTAGATCCCGTGCTGACATGGAAAAGCCAGTTTTGAAGGTTTCGTCAGCACCATTTGATAG GGATATGGATTTTGCTCTTGATGATGCGTTTGGCAAGATGTCATCTGTAAAGAAGAATATGCCAAACATCGATTTTTCTAAATCTCCAAATAAATCCACAATGTTGAAGGAAAAGTCAGAAGAGGATTCTGCCAAGGGAAACGCTCAAGAAAAGCATGAGAAGTTCACCTTTTCTTTCGATTCTAATGG AATGAACACAAATGATGGGAAGAATGAGCTTGATGATGGTGGTTGTTCGGGTAGTGCTAACCTCCCTTCAGATACTGTTAAAGCTTCTGCAACTAGTGACCCAAAGGCATTGTCCTCCAATGCTAGGTCGCGTGCTGATATGCAAAAGCCAGTTTTGAATGTTTCGTCAGCACCATTTGATTG TGGTTCGACTGCTGCAAAAACAATGCTGCCGAAGAGCAAGGTTCAAGGAGCTATGAACTCAAACATTCTGGTTGCACAAGAAACAGCTGATGGTGATACTACCACAGTTTCAGCTTCTGAGGGTAACCAAGAAGGCACAACACACACTGATGCTGTAAACAGAAG TGTCTCTGTAAGTTGTAGTAGTAATGGAAGCAGCAAACATAgtggaaagaaattagaaaacCATCCAAGTTCATTTACCAAGGAATTGATTCAATCAGATTCAGTTATGGAGAAAAGTGAGAAAGATGCTGCTGCTCGTACTCCTCCGAG GGACCATGATGACACTGTAAATGAAAAAACTAGGAACGAGGGCAGTGTTGACACAATGCCGTATAATGGAGAGGCAGAAAATGACGGACTCGCTTCGCTGGAATGTGAGAAGATGACCAGAAATGTCCAATCTTCTTG CTTTAAAATTCCTTCTCCGACTCCACAAGAACAGGGAACTAAATTTGGCAACCAGGGGAAAGGGAATCTTAAAGACAAGATTTCAAGCATCACATTGATTCCGAAATTAAATACTTGTCAAGGGAATCTCAAAGACAAGATTCCAAGCATCGCATTTATTCCGAAATTAAATCCTGGTCAAGGGAATCTCAAAGACAAGATTTCAAGCACCGCATTGATTCCGAAATTAAACATTGGTCAAGGGAATAAACTTCCATCTCAGAGAATTGACAAGAGAATGTTAGCTCTTCCTAGTTTGAAAATTACAAG ACGTACCACTACAGACAAACATTCAGCTTCTCCCACTATGCTAAGTAATGCTAAATCTCTGGGAAATGTTGAGAAAAGCACCGGGCCAAAACAAGTGATGATTAAGAAGGTGTCTCCAATTGTTGCCGAGAAACAAACACCCTCAACACCCTCTTTGAAGCGCAAACGATCTGAG GCTGCTGATAGGGGTCTAGCAAAGCTTCATACTCCAAAACGTTTCTCACCCAATGAAAGCAG AATGACTAAAGTATCAGTCAGGATACGTGAAGATGGG GTTCAAAATCATGGTAACTTTGTGGTAGGAAACACAAAGAATGTCTCAGCAGAAAACAAGACCCCTAAGTTTCATTTTGATCAAGAGGCAAACATGGCTTCCCTCCAGTTCAGTTTGATGGTGGAGAATGATGCAAATGTTGAAAAGGCTGAGGCATGTGCAAAAGAGCTTGATAAT ATCTGCAACATGTTGAAGAAGAAGCATGAAGAAGCGAAGGAGTTACTGGTCCGAGCTCTTGTAAACAACAACAATCTTCTGATGCTGAGCCACCCTATCCACGAAGAAAAAAT TTGTGCAGTTCAGAGGCTTGCTTCTAAATTGATGTCAAGGGAGTTGGAAGTTGAGGCATAA